DNA sequence from the Thermococcus gammatolerans EJ3 genome:
ACGCCTCAGGCGGGAGATTATCAGGGTGTTTACTATCGTGTCGGGGATCAGGTCACCCCTGCTCAAATAGGCCGCCATCTCGAGACCGAGGGAGCTTTTCCTCTCTATCTCTCCTCTTATGAGGTCTCCCGAGGAGATGTACGTGAGGCCGTACTCTTCCACGATCCTTCGGGAGTGGGTGCTCTTTCCCGATCCCGGTGGTCCAAAGATCAGGATGTTCATGGGTAGCCACCAATAAGCATTTATGCACGAAAGTTGAATAATCTTTTGGTGATGGCCATGAAGCTCAGCACGGGTTATGTCCGGGCCTCTGGCTACGCCCACAAGGTCAGGAGGGTTCTCTTTGCTCTCACGAGGGGAAAGGTCGATCCGAAGGAAGTTGTAAGGGCTGCGGGGGAGCTGAACCAGTACATCTTTGAGAGGTTTCAAGAGCTTGGAGTGGACAAGGCCGACGTCGTCCGGATAACCGTTCCCTTTGAGATCCAGGACGGAAAGATCGTCTGGGACTACGGGAGTCTAAACATCGAGATCTACCGGAGGAGTGAGGAGGAGAAACTTGCGAAGGCCCTTGAGGAAGTTGAGGAGAGGGAAAAAGAGCTTGAAGAGCGTATCAGTGAGATTGAGGAAACCGCAACGAGGATTAAGAACCTTGTTGAGGAGCTCCTCGAGAAGATAGAACGCCTAAAGGAGGAACACACGTCGCTTAAGCTGAAGGCGGAGGAGTGACTTTCTTCAAACTTTCGGCTTTCTTACTCTTTTAGAGTTCAATTTTTAAACTAGAGTCCTCATAGGGAGGCCTATCCCCAAATACGCCGTGATGTTCTTTAAAATTCAACTCCAAGTTTAAAGCCGAGGTATTTTCGGTTTTTCGCCGAAAAGCATTTATATTCAAAAAATGTACACTGTAGTGCAAAACTTTAATGGAGGTGCAGAGATGAACTCGGCTGTTGTAATCCTGATAGCCGCCGCCATATACGTCAGCATGTACTACACCTACGGTAAAAGCCTGCAAAACAAGGTCGTCAAGGCCGATCCCAACAGGCCAACGCCGGCCCACAGGCTCTACGACGGCGTTGACTACGTTCCGGCGCACCCGCTTGTTCTCTATGGACACCACTTCGCTTCAATAGCAGGAGCTGGACCAATAGTCGGTCCGGCGGTGGCAATGGCCTGGGGATGGCTTCCGGGACTGCTGTGGGTCTGGTTTGGAAACGTCTTCATTGGTGCGGTTCACGACTATCTGGCACTGATGTCATCGGTTCGCTACGATGGAAGATCAGTCCAGTGGATTGCAGGAAAGCTCATGAGCAAGAGGACGGGAATTGCGTTCGAGCTTTACATCTGGTTCGCCCTGCTCCTCGTCGTGGCGGCATTCACTTCGGTCATAGCGGGCATCTTCACCAAGACCCCGGAGGCAGCGACTGCAGCACTGCTCTTCCTTGTATCAGCGGTAATCGTTGGATACCTGATGTACAAGACAAGCCTTCACTTCGCAGGGGCTACGGCAATAGGACTTATCCTCGTGGCCCTCTCAGTGTGGCTCGGCTTCAAGTTCCCGATTCAAGCCACATACCACCAGTGGGCCCTGTTCCTCCTGGTGTACATTATCATTGCCGCATCACTTCCAGTGTGGGTACTACTGCAGCCTAGGGACTACCTCAACGCGTACATTCTGTGGTTCGGCCTCATCCTTGGCGGCCTCGCGTTCATCCTGATAGGGGGTAAGGGAACCTTCACGGCCCCGGCCTACACCAGCTGGAGCGCCCACGTCGTCGGCGGAAAGCCCTCGCCGTTCTGGCCCACTATACCGCTGGTCATCGCGTGTGGGGCTTTGAGCGGATTCCACTCAATCGTCGGTTCGGGAACTTCGTCAAAGCAGCTTGACAACGAGCTCCACGGTCTGCTCGTTGGATACGGTGGAATGTTCACCGAGGGCTTCCTGTCAACTATAGTCATTACCTCGATAGCAGTCTACGGAATCAAGGTCTTCGCCGACGCTGGAATCGACATAAACGCGTCCAACTGGGCGGCCATCTATGCCCCCAAGGTTGCCAAGGTTGTTGGAAAGGTAGGCATCTTCGCCAAGAGCTACGCTTACGGTCTCAACGACGCCTTTGGAGTATCCCTTAAGACGGGAACTGTCTTCGCCAGCCTCTGGGTGTCAGCCTTTGCCCTGACGTCCCTCGATACAGCCACGAGGCTCGGCCGCTTCGCCTGGCAGGAAGTCTTTGGAATGGTCGTTGACACCAGCGAGGGAATCTGGAAGACAATCACCAACAAGTGGGTAGCTTCTGCCGTAATCGCGGTTCTCGGCGTGATACTCGCGTGGGGCAACCAGTGGCTCATCCTCTGGCCGGCCTTCAGCGGCATGAACCAGATGCTCGCGAGCATTGCAATGATGACCGCTGCCCTCTGGGTCACCAAGGTTCAGAGGGCCGGCAAGTGGAGCTGGGCCGTCCTCATTCCAGCGCTGTTCCTGTGGATTACAGTGACCCTCGCCCTTGCATGGTTCCTCGTGGTGGTGGTTCCAGGAATAAGCGATGCCTTCACCAAGTACTCCGTCGGACTGATAACCCTAATCGGCCTGCTCCTGAACCTCCTGCTGGCCTGGGACTTCTACGTTGCCTGGCAGAAGCCTGCAGAGGAGTACGAGGCGGCGAAGGCCTGAAGAGCTTTCTCCCTTTATTTCTTTACCGGAGGAAAAAGGAATGGATGTAAGAAAACTTCTCTACTGGATTTCAACCCCAGTTAGAGTCCTGTGGGAGTTTCACAAGGGTTTTCAGCTGTATTACCTTCAGGGGATTAAATGGGAGGAAGAGGAGCTGGAGAACATCTTTGCGCTCATACTCTTTGGTGACTACATAGGCCTTCCACACCCTCCAACCGATTTAACCTACCGCCTGTTGCCCTACGTCGTGAGGGAGCTGTACGTGATGCAGGAGAAGAGCACAAAGGATATTTCCCTTAAGACCGGCTGGATAGGTGTATGAGGTGGGAGTATGGTAAAGAAGGTTATCGAGGACGTAAAAGCCTTTCTCAGGGGTTTTGGAGAGGCATTTAAGCATCAGTCAACCGAATACATAGAGTTCGAGGAGAGGGAGCTTGAGAACGTCTTCGCGCTGATCCTAATGGGGTCGTTCATAGGGATTCCAAGTCCACCAACCACGCTCGTGGTGAGGCTCATGCCCCACATGGTCAGGGAGATATACGTGATGCAACAGAGGGCCGTTAACCTCGATGATATCTTCGGGGAAATAGCGGGGATGTTTGACATCGACTGAGGTGGTGAAAATGAGGGACTTCCTCCTTCCAAAGAAGGGGTTCAGGACGATTTTCGTCATAGGAAAGGGTGGTGTCGGGAAAACAACAACAAGCGCCGCCCTCGCAACGGCATTCGCGAAGATGGGATACAAGACGCTGATAGTTTCCCTCGACCCGGCCCACAACCTTGGAGACGTCTTCCTGGCGGAGCTGAAGGACGAACCGATAAAGCTCGCGGAGAACCTCTACGCAAGTGAACTCGACATGGAGAAACTGATACAGAGCTATCTGAAGCACCTCGAAACGAACCTCAAGAACATGTACAAGTACTTGACGGTGATAAACCTTGAGAAGTACTTCGAAGTCCTGAGGTTCTCCCCAGGTATAGAAGAGTACGCCACCCTCGAGGCCATAAGGAACATCCTCGGCAGGGGTGAGGAGTGGGACATAATAGTCTTCGATACGCCGCCCACTGGCCTGACCCTTCGCGTTTTGGCCCTGCCGAGGATTTCGCTCATCTGGGCGGACAAGCTGATAGAGATAAGGCGGAAAATCCTCGAACGGAGACGCATGATAGCCAAGATCCAGGGCGAGCAAAAGTTCCAGATTGAGGGACAGGAGTTCGTCCTTCCGAAGGAGGAGGAAGAGGACCCCGTTATGAGGGAGTTAAAGAGCTATCGCGAGGAGATAAAGTTCGTTGAGGACGTCATAACGGACCCAGACAGGACGTCTGTTGTAGCGGTCATGAACCCCGAAATGCTCCCTCTTTACGAGACCGAGAGGGCCTATGAAAGCCTTAGGAAGTTCAAGGTCCCCTTCAACATGGTTATTGTCAACAAGGTCATAACCGTAGGGCGGGAGATTCCCGAGATAAGAGTAAAGCTTGAGGCGCAGAGGAAGGTGCTCGAGGAAATTCCAAAGAAGTTCCCGAACGTTGAGATAATAAAAATCCCCATGTTCCCGAGGGAGCCGAGGGGCCTGGAGGAGCTTGAGAAACTCGGAGGTATGATACTTGAAGGTGGGAAGGAGGGAGATACTTGAACTCCTGAAAAGCGTCAAGAACCCTTTCACGGACATGGACATTGTCAGTGAGGGGCTGGTAACGAAGGTTGAGGTGGACGAAGTTGAAAACAAGGTCAGGATATACGTTGCCTTCGCGAGGCACACCCCACCGCATCCGTTCGTAATGGCCGTGAACTGGCCCCTTCAGGCGAAGATAGTTAGGGACATGGTAAAGGTTTTAGAGGACAAGGTGGGATACCTTGAAATACTCGATGACACAACCCTTCAGAGGTACTACCCTCTGAACGACGAGGAATGATAAAATGGGGGTTGAAGCATGGAGCTTACATCCGGTTTGTTGCTGGCGATAATGGTGCTCGCTGCAGTCTCATCGATCCAGTTCTACAAGGGGAGAAAACTGAATCTACAGCTGATGCAGCACTACCTCCGCTCGATTGAGGAAGTTGTGAAGCCCGAGGACAAGGACTACGTGTGGCTCGGCGGC
Encoded proteins:
- a CDS encoding ArsA family ATPase, with amino-acid sequence MRDFLLPKKGFRTIFVIGKGGVGKTTTSAALATAFAKMGYKTLIVSLDPAHNLGDVFLAELKDEPIKLAENLYASELDMEKLIQSYLKHLETNLKNMYKYLTVINLEKYFEVLRFSPGIEEYATLEAIRNILGRGEEWDIIVFDTPPTGLTLRVLALPRISLIWADKLIEIRRKILERRRMIAKIQGEQKFQIEGQEFVLPKEEEEDPVMRELKSYREEIKFVEDVITDPDRTSVVAVMNPEMLPLYETERAYESLRKFKVPFNMVIVNKVITVGREIPEIRVKLEAQRKVLEEIPKKFPNVEIIKIPMFPREPRGLEELEKLGGMILEGGKEGDT
- a CDS encoding iron-sulfur cluster assembly protein, with translation MGRREILELLKSVKNPFTDMDIVSEGLVTKVEVDEVENKVRIYVAFARHTPPHPFVMAVNWPLQAKIVRDMVKVLEDKVGYLEILDDTTLQRYYPLNDEE
- a CDS encoding single- stranded DNA-binding family protein, producing MKLSTGYVRASGYAHKVRRVLFALTRGKVDPKEVVRAAGELNQYIFERFQELGVDKADVVRITVPFEIQDGKIVWDYGSLNIEIYRRSEEEKLAKALEEVEEREKELEERISEIEETATRIKNLVEELLEKIERLKEEHTSLKLKAEE
- a CDS encoding carbon starvation CstA family protein; translated protein: MNSAVVILIAAAIYVSMYYTYGKSLQNKVVKADPNRPTPAHRLYDGVDYVPAHPLVLYGHHFASIAGAGPIVGPAVAMAWGWLPGLLWVWFGNVFIGAVHDYLALMSSVRYDGRSVQWIAGKLMSKRTGIAFELYIWFALLLVVAAFTSVIAGIFTKTPEAATAALLFLVSAVIVGYLMYKTSLHFAGATAIGLILVALSVWLGFKFPIQATYHQWALFLLVYIIIAASLPVWVLLQPRDYLNAYILWFGLILGGLAFILIGGKGTFTAPAYTSWSAHVVGGKPSPFWPTIPLVIACGALSGFHSIVGSGTSSKQLDNELHGLLVGYGGMFTEGFLSTIVITSIAVYGIKVFADAGIDINASNWAAIYAPKVAKVVGKVGIFAKSYAYGLNDAFGVSLKTGTVFASLWVSAFALTSLDTATRLGRFAWQEVFGMVVDTSEGIWKTITNKWVASAVIAVLGVILAWGNQWLILWPAFSGMNQMLASIAMMTAALWVTKVQRAGKWSWAVLIPALFLWITVTLALAWFLVVVVPGISDAFTKYSVGLITLIGLLLNLLLAWDFYVAWQKPAEEYEAAKA